tatatataatatggcCTATATGGCTAAGAGGTAACATAACATTCCATCCGCACATTTCACTCGAGAACAAATCATTGCCGGCAGGGAGCACGCGCAGACCTCGAAACTGCGAGAGGAGCCGCAGAGATTGGGAGCGGGAGCGCCACCGAGAACGTTCCCAGCTGAAACCACCACGACCACTCTCCAACGGAACTAGTCAAAACTTTCGAGTTTGTGCGCTCGACCAGTCCGACGGACAGCTTTGAAGTGAACGGTTCGCGAGTTCCTGGGCAGAAAGACGGCATCGGAGAATCAGAGTGCAGCAGAGCAACCGTTTGCGAACTCGTGCTGTTCTACCTACTCTGACCAAAACCATatcaaaccaaaccaaaccaaacgcaACCTTAAgcccaaaccccaaaaaaaaagaggccGCCAAGTTGACAAAGCCTCGCATACATAGGATACATAGGAACCGTGAATTTGTATGTGCTGAGTTCGGTACATAAGCCAAAGAACCCACGTTGACTCACGACCcgtttgaaattgttttgtagTGCTGGAGGAGCGATTACCCACTTTGCGGAGCCGCCAGGACCACGAGGATAGTTCCTTCGGAACTTTCGCTATCAATAAGTAAGTCGCCGGTCGGTCGGCGGACCCAGGCCAAGCAGACTGCGTCTATCGAGCAAGTGCATAgccatttaattgcataatttgtgCTCAATTTCTTCTTCCACTCGGTTCGGTGGGTTCCTTTCCCCAGCCCTTTCTCTCCGTCGTATCCATTGTAATTTGCCAGCGTCACTCTCTGGCAGACATGtgttaattacattttattctattctattccataccataccataccataccatgcCGTACCGTACCATACCCCCATGCCCAAACACACTCCCAATCCCAGAGAGGGAATTGTGgctgttttattttcggaCTCATCCTACTTTCTGCCCAATATTTATGACCTTCTTATGGTTTCGCCATTGGGGAAACGTGTTTGTCGCACGGCCAGACCAGCTCACAGATCCATAATCTATACGTATTGTGCGCGATTACTCGGAAATTATCTATTATGCGCAGTGTGATCAGGGATTGCGATCGCGGGTGACCCGAAATTTAACCAGTTTATGGCACAGTTGGATTTGTTTGATTGCTATTGATTCGCCGGGAACGACACTCCGTCGACACTTATATGGAGAGCTGGACCCGGACTAGTCAATGTCAAAGCTTCGTATCTATCAGCTTTTCATTTGGCGTGATAAGGTCTAGAGTCTAGACTGGCTGctcaagcaaataaaaagttttcgaACGAGTGTAGGATTTGAACCTTTTGCTGGTAAAGAGACAGTTTTTTCAAAAGCATAAGAGCCTGGGCTTCATAAATTAATGGCAACTAAATAGCATCGACTTAACTTGCGAAAATTGTACTCATGATTCCACTGTACTCCACCTCCTTATCAGTCATTGCTATTAACGTCTATGTATATAGCTCGTTATTATATAACTATAAATCTGGAACCGAAATTCTCAGTGTCGCTATTAAACTTAGTGTAAATCAAATCTTCAATCTTAAATAATAGTCTATGTAGTAGTTCAGAATGCGGATTATATAACTTTAAACCTGGAACCAAAATTCTCCTTAAAACTAATTCCATTTAATCGAGTTGCAGAATACAACTAATAATCGGAAGTAGCAAAGTCAATATTTTATCCTCACTTTTTGGCGACCAAATCAATGTACGACCCACATTCAAAAGCGACTTTGACCTTAGCAGCTTGTCGTTCAAGATCATACGTTTATAGCACACACAAAATCATAACACGCACATTTCCCTGTGCAAAAGTTGGTGAACAAAAGCAAAGCGTTTAAGTGACTGGGACATTCCAGTACTATTACTGGGTAGTTAGTGGGCTATCATGTTATTATTACATAATCGCTCATTCCGATGTGCAAACACAATCGGGCTTTGGGTGGGTTTCTGGCTGGGTTTTGGTTGGGTTTTGGTATGCCGTGTCAACAACGTTTTCGTGAAATTGCATGAGATTGGCTTGGACTGCGCCTACTTTTCCTCCAGAAAATATGAGGGAACACACCCAGTTAACAAGCCACAGGATAATTGATATCCTGTAAATATTGGCAAAGTACAGCACGAAATTAAGCTTATGCCAAAGGTGCTAAAGTAATCCCAGGAATACCTGAAATAAACCCTGATTTGCATGCGAAAATACGTGTTATTTTCACATCATGCTAAACAATTTTAGCCATACATTCTTGTCTTTATTCTGATGCTAATGCGCTTTAATTTTCAAACACATTAGGGCAACCAATGCGCTGGTCCTAAAAAAGCTTAAAGTATTATTGAAAcgtatatagatataaattCTTTATCGCGGATCgatatttaaatgattaattGCAAATCCTTTCAATTTCTAACGAAAGCGAGCTTTGCTCTCCGATTATAATTTCCGCTTGCGCCTGAGATTAGATTTGTCGCGCTCCATAGATACCAGTTTCAAAACTTTTATTAACCTAGAAATCATTGCATATTCAAGATTATTTCTTAACAAATGTGTGCTTTCAATCGATTCACATTGACTTCTCACTTCCCTGAATCATTTAGACTGATGATATTATGAAGCCTATCCAGCTAGATAAGGCAACTTACTTATATCGCGAAACTATTCCATATGTTCGATTCTGAAGTTATCAGGACTTCGTTTCGAAACCTCGAGCAGAGTATACAAATTTGGGATGTGGTTATCTTGTATCATTAATGGCATTCCTAAGGTCTGGCAGTCGAGTGCTTCTTCCGCTCTATAAGGTGACATTGGGCTTATCTTCCCAATAATATTACCAATGGGTTTTGAGCATGTTTGTCAGATTTAGTAATTTATAACACAATCGTGAGGTAATGTGGTGCAAATTAACAGAATTAGCAAACGAAATTGATGTTAACAgaggaaaatttaattagagtGGACCAAACCGAAGATTTCCATCACGTCGCGACTATTTATAGATTCCAAACATGGGGGCCCCCAGGAGTTCCATATAAGTGTGCACTCCCACTGGGAATGATAATATTTACTACGGACCGACCTCCGAAGTGTTAATAAAGCGGGCTTATCGTCTGCTCATTATCTGCACCTGTGTCACACATCCAATACATGTGTCAACATTGGTTCTAGAATCTAGATTATCTATGGACTCCTGGAACCCCTGGACCCCGAGAACCCCACTATCATCGGGGCATGCACTTCACGTGCGGGTGCGCCGACCCACTCATTTATTTGCAACTACGAATGGTAAGCACTCCAATTTGTTATCAAATCGATTAGTGGCCAAAAGATCTCCTTTGGATTTAGTTCACCCGACCAGTTCTCTACTATTCTGCCTTAGATTCCTACTCACTTTAAGTAGGTTTTCGTCTGGCATAGAAAGTGGACTTTGTCAACAGGTTTTTGTCCAAGTACAGACGAGCCCCTACCGAGGTCTACGGACTAGAGAGTACTCACGGTTTGAGTCCGATTTGGATCCGGAATCTGAATTGCAAAGCCGGTCTCTGACGCACCCTTGCACCACTAagcccgtatgtccgtatgtccatCAGTCTGTTTCATCGCTGACTGGGACTACAAACCCCATTTGAATCGTTGATAATGAGCAAAACAACCTAAAAGCTAACagacatataaataaataaaatattttatggcatgTGCGGCACAAGCCACTGACAACCACGGACTGTGGATACTCTCACCTCCAATATGTACCTTAAATTATGTGCTCTACAGTATATGCTTAGTTCGAGACTGGGTTTTATGACACTCAGTATAAAATTACACTAAGACACAAGgataaaacaaaagctttaAACAATATGGAGAGCTAAGAAAACGTATACATTTCTCTAATATTTacaagtgtatatataatactaATGAATTAAGTTGTGTATATGGTTAATAATCTATGTGCTTATCTATGTATCTTTTATTCCCTGACCACTGTTGATCCAAGCAGTTAGAGCCACTGAAAATATCTAACTTCAAGTGCGAAAACGTGCTGCAGCAGTAGCTAATATTTGTTGATCTATTACTAAGCCAGCTAATGTACGTAATGATTGAAAAATAGGCAGTTTCATTACTTTAATTAGTGGAACTTTTCGGAGCTTAAAACGCATAAGAAAACACAAACTGAATAGCTGGCATTTAATTGTACAAGTTTGTCGTGCATTTTAAAACTCGCTTTGAATTTTGATCACGTGAGTCAACTCATATTAATGAGCAGACCGATTGTTCTGTTAAGTGGAATAACACCAAAGTAGCAAGCGATGGACTTTGGTCAGAAGATTATATTTGTACTTAGGCCCACAGATGAGGTCGAAATTCTTGAAATACAGATCCCGATCTCGTACAGGGAACCACTCTTTACTTTCAAACTAAGTCAAGAATGAAACACTGTACactacattttttaaaagtaatcAGCAGTCGTTGTAACTCGCTGTGTTCTCAGATTTCCAATTGCAACAACTTCCAAACGAGACCTTCTAGAtccgcttgtttgtttgttttacgaAAGTAATGTCGATAACCTTAAGGCATTTGGCAATCGAGCTTTCGAAATGAACAAATAATTAACGCGTTAAATGCAATCTTTTGATTGTAAagcattcattattattattcattatttctCCCTCCATCCCCTCCTATTAAACCCAAATATTGGCGTGGATGACTTGAGGTGGCTAAACCGATTGTTGTGACTgttaaaaagttgttttaTTCCAAAACCAGGTTTCAGTGTTACAGTTACTTGAATTAAAATACGTTCATAAACTAAAACACCACATGCTAAGATACATTTCCAAGAATTGGGGGCACTAATAAAAGTTCCAATAATCGTAAACTCGCTATTTAAATATGACTGCTCTTACTTGTAGATACATTTGAGTCCACGGCGGGATCACTATGTTCATTCCGGCTGCCCAGTCCGCGTACAGGACGCTGCGCAAGACGCAGCCGCGTGTCCGGCTCAACGCCTTATTCAAAAATGGCTATTCCAGCAAGGTGAGTTACTCAGATGGGGTCTATTTAAACGTAGTAAAAATCCACCCCTTTTTCCAGGTGGAATACCAGCCCATCCGGTCGGTGCTGGTGGCTAACCGCGGTGAAATCGCCATCCGAGTGTTCCGTGCCTGCACAGAGCTGGGCATCAAATCGGTTGCGGTTTACTCGGAGCAGGACAAGATGCACATGCACCGACAGAAGGCCGACGAGTCGTACATAGTGGGCAAGGGTCTGCCCCCCGTGGAGGCTTACCTCAACATTCCAGAGTTGATCAGGGTGTGCAAGGAGAACGATGTGGATGCCGTGCATCCCGGATACGGGTTCCTTTCAGAACGCAGTGACTTCGCCCAGGCGGTGATTGATGCCGGACTGCGTTTCATTGGCCCCTCACCCGAAGTCGTCCAGAAGATGGGTGACAAAGTGGCGGCTCGTGTGGCGGCCATTGAGGCGGGTGTGCCCATTGTGCCCGGCACCGACGGCCCAGTGACCACCAAGGAGGAGGCACTGGAGTTCTGCAAGAAGCACGGCTTGCCCGTAATCTTCAAGGCCGCTTACGGAGGCGGAGGTCGCGGAATGCGCGTCGTTCGCAAAATGGAGGATGTAGAGGAGAGCTTTCAGCGAGCCAGTTCCGAGGCCAAGGCCGCCTTCGGCAATGGAGCGATGTTCATCGAGAAGTTCATCGAGCGACCACGTCACATTGAGGTTCAACTGCTGGGAGACAAGGCCGGGAATGTGGTGCATCTGTACGAACGCGACTGCTCCGTGCAGCGTCGCCACCAGAAGGTGGTGGAGATCGCCCCAGCGCCGCGCCTGCCCATTGAAATTCGGGACAAGATGACGGAGGCAGCAGTGCGTTTGGCCCGCCATGTGGGCTACGAAAACGCCGGAACCGTGGAGTTCCTTTGCGACGAGTCCGGAAACTTCTATTTTATCGAGGTGAACGCCCGCCTGCAGGTGGAGCACACGGTCACCGAGGAGATAACGGGCATCGATCTGGTGCAGTCGCAGATCCGCGTGGCCGAAGGCATGACCCTGCCCGAGTTGGGATACACGCAGGATAAGATCGTGCCTCGTGGATATGCCATCCAGTGCCGAGTGACCACCGAGGACCCGGCCAACGACTTCCAGCCCAACACAGGTCGCTTGGAGGTCTTCCGATCCGGCGAGGGTATGGGCATTAGGCTGGACAGTGCGTCCGCCTACGCCGGAGCTATAATTTCCCCATACTACGACTCCCTGCTGGTGAAGGTGATCTCGCACGCCAGCGATCTTCAGAGCTCTGCCTCCAAGATGAACCGTGCTTTAAGGGAATTCCGCATTCGCGGCGTCAAGACCAACATCCCCTTCCTCCTGAACGTGCTGGAGAATCAAAAGTTCCTGCACGGCGTCCTCGACACCTACTTCATCGATGAGCACCCGCAGCTGTTCAAGTTCAAGCCCTCGCTCAATCGCGCCCAGAAGCTGATCAACTACATGGGTGAGGTTCTGGTTAACGGACCCCAGACGCCTCTCGCCACCACTCTGAAGCCTGCCATCGTGTCGCCCCACGTTCCCGAGGTTCCGCTGGGTGAGTTTCACGCGCCTTACCCTCTAGAGGATCCCCACTTAAATGGCATGTGCTTTTCGGGTTCACGCTTGCTTGTGTGGCTACCACTTAAGGCAATCGCCTCTTTCCGAATGTTTCAGGTATCCGGAACAGGCGGTAGCGGGGTCCTCTCACGAAGCATTGTACATCCCGgttaaaaatctattttatattAGAACGATTTAATTATTAAGAGTTGTAAGCATAATCTAGCAATTTAGTAATTTATGAGTACATATTTGAAGATTTTAGActtaattcaaattcaaaaccATATCTTTTGTCCAACTTGGTACACTGCTTCGTGTAAGGACCCTAGGGATACTCAATCTATTAAATTGATGTACTATCAATAGATAGATATACTATCAATTTAATAAATCCCCTATGCACTTGTTTTCAAAAGTAATCAATGAAAAGGCATGTTTGTTCCACGCATCTCCTGTGAAGTGTTCTTTGCTTTTCTGACATGCTTTAATCGAACCTTTATGTTTTTACTCTTTCAACTATCAATTTTTGTTGCATCTGTTATTAATCAACCAATTCCGAATCGAAACCGCGTTCGCCATCGAATCGGCATTTGCAAAACACCAAACCAATATCACACACCTATGTCTGTACCGACACCAATCAACAACGATTCAAAATCGCACAACACACCAAACccacgaccacgaccacgcccactccgcctCTTCCACATGCGGTACGCTCCCATGATCGAACTCATATCCAACGAATCGTAGATCTGTCCCCGGAAGCTATAGAACGCGAAGAACGTGGCGAGGCAAAAGGTACGTTTACTTATTTATCCCGGATTTACCCAGGACATTTGTACATACGAGCATCTATCATGTCGGTTTATGTGGAAAGGGTATCCAAAGGTGCTCCTAACTCTTTATGATAAATTAGAGGCATAGTTTATACACAATTAAGCTCCAATAACTCAAACCAGATACAAAACCCCCTTTGGGAACACCGAGCTATAGacatattaatatacatataatacacATATGTGATTTGGTGTTTTAGTATAATTGCATTTATCGTCATTTTTGGGTTTAAGCTAATTCTATTCATAACATTGAAtcaattgtattttttcaatttattaattatgcagCTTTGGTTTTAGCAGCTTTTGATGTTCAGCTTTTAtgtattaaattggttttaatGTTGTATTGGCCGTAACCGTAGATGTCCCATATTTAATGATATATTCCcgtaaaaatatttgtctatATAAACCTTATAAGCGGGAATATATCGTCTTACCTAAAACAACAAACTGATATGATTTTATGGTGTATGCAGTTACGGAACCACCAAAGGGACTTCGCGAGGTCCTAGTGTGCGAAGGTCCGGAGGCGTTTGCCAAAGAGGTGCGCAACCGAAAGGAATTGCTGCTCATGGACACCACTTTCCGCGATGCCCACCAGTCACTGCTGGCCACCCGCGTCCGTTCCCACGATCTGCTGAAGATCTCCCCCTACGTGGCGCACAAGTTCAACAATCTGTATTCGCTGGAGAACTGGGGCGGAGCCACCTTTGACGTGGCGCTGCGCTTCCTGCACGAGTGCCCGTGGGAGCGCCTGGAGGAGATGCGCAAGCGCATTCCGAACATTCCCTTCCAGATGCTGCTGCGCGGAGCGAACGCCGTCGGCTACACCAGCTATCCAGACAACGTGGTCTACAAGTTCTGTGAGCTGGCTGTGCAGACCGGTATGGACATCTTCAGGGTGTTCGACTCGCTTAACTACCTGCCCAACCTGATCCTCGGCATGGAAGCCGCCGGCAAGGCGGGCGGCGTGGTGGAGGCGGCCATCTCTTATACCGGAGACGTCAGCGATCCGAAGCGCACCAAGTACGACCTGAAGTACTATACTAACCTGGCTGACGAGCTGGTCAAGGCGGGCACCCACGTGCTTTGCATCAAGGACATGGCTGGTCTGCTCAAGCCCGAAGCCGCCAGGTATGTCTGCAGGGGATTtctgttattgctgttgtatACTATTTCGTTTCCATCCCCTGAAAGGCTTCTGATCACCGCCATTCGCGACAAGCACCCCGACATCCCAATCCATATCCACACGCACGACACCTCTGGAGCGGGAGTGGCCTCCATGCTGGCATGCGCCAATGCCGGAGCTGATGTGGTGGACGTTGCCGTCGACTCGATGAGCGGCATGACCTCCCAGCCGAGCATGGGAGCCGTAGTGGCCTCCCTGCAAGGCACTCCGCTGGACACGAACTTGGATCTGCGCACGGTGTCGGAGTACTCCGCCTACTGGGAGCAGACCCGCACCCTGTACGCTCCCTTCGAGTGCACCACCACAATGCGGTCGGGCAACGCCGATGTCTATCTCAACGAGATACCCGGCGGTCAGTACACCAACCTGCAGTTCCAGGCCTTCTCGCTGGGTCTGGGCGACTTCTTTGAGGACGTAAAGAAGGCCTACCGTGAGGCCAACCTGCTGCTGGGCGACATTATCAAGGTGACGCCCTCGTCGAAGGTGGTAGGTGATCTGGCCCAGTTTATGGTGCAGAACGAACTGACCGCCGACCAAGTGCTGGAGCGGGCAGAGGAGCTGTCGTTCCCCAAGTCGGTGGTGGAGTACTTGCAGGGCTCTATTGGCATCCCGCATGGTGGATTCCCTGAGCCCCTGCGTTCACGAGTCCTCAAGGACATGCCGCGCATCGAGGGACGTCCGGGAGCCGAGCTGAAGGACTTGGACTTTGACAAGTTAAAGAAGGAA
This genomic stretch from Drosophila teissieri strain GT53w chromosome 2L, Prin_Dtei_1.1, whole genome shotgun sequence harbors:
- the LOC122611531 gene encoding pyruvate carboxylase, mitochondrial isoform X1 translates to MFIPAAQSAYRTLRKTQPRVRLNALFKNGYSSKVEYQPIRSVLVANRGEIAIRVFRACTELGIKSVAVYSEQDKMHMHRQKADESYIVGKGLPPVEAYLNIPELIRVCKENDVDAVHPGYGFLSERSDFAQAVIDAGLRFIGPSPEVVQKMGDKVAARVAAIEAGVPIVPGTDGPVTTKEEALEFCKKHGLPVIFKAAYGGGGRGMRVVRKMEDVEESFQRASSEAKAAFGNGAMFIEKFIERPRHIEVQLLGDKAGNVVHLYERDCSVQRRHQKVVEIAPAPRLPIEIRDKMTEAAVRLARHVGYENAGTVEFLCDESGNFYFIEVNARLQVEHTVTEEITGIDLVQSQIRVAEGMTLPELGYTQDKIVPRGYAIQCRVTTEDPANDFQPNTGRLEVFRSGEGMGIRLDSASAYAGAIISPYYDSLLVKVISHASDLQSSASKMNRALREFRIRGVKTNIPFLLNVLENQKFLHGVLDTYFIDEHPQLFKFKPSLNRAQKLINYMGEVLVNGPQTPLATTLKPAIVSPHVPEVPLDLSPEAIEREERGEAKVTEPPKGLREVLVCEGPEAFAKEVRNRKELLLMDTTFRDAHQSLLATRVRSHDLLKISPYVAHKFNNLYSLENWGGATFDVALRFLHECPWERLEEMRKRIPNIPFQMLLRGANAVGYTSYPDNVVYKFCELAVQTGMDIFRVFDSLNYLPNLILGMEAAGKAGGVVEAAISYTGDVSDPKRTKYDLKYYTNLADELVKAGTHVLCIKDMAGLLKPEAARLLITAIRDKHPDIPIHIHTHDTSGAGVASMLACANAGADVVDVAVDSMSGMTSQPSMGAVVASLQGTPLDTNLDLRTVSEYSAYWEQTRTLYAPFECTTTMRSGNADVYLNEIPGGQYTNLQFQAFSLGLGDFFEDVKKAYREANLLLGDIIKVTPSSKVVGDLAQFMVQNELTADQVLERAEELSFPKSVVEYLQGSIGIPHGGFPEPLRSRVLKDMPRIEGRPGAELKDLDFDKLKKELQESHSCITNRDVMSAALYPQVTNDFLNFREKYGPVDKLDTRIFLTGPKVGEEFDVPLERGKTLSVKALAVSADLKPNGIREVFFELNGQLRAVHILDKEAVKEIHVHPKANKSNKSEVGAPMPGTVIDIRVQVGDKVEKGQPLVVLSAMKMEMVVQSPLAGVVKKLEIANGTKLEGEDLIMIIE
- the LOC122611531 gene encoding pyruvate carboxylase, mitochondrial isoform X2; the encoded protein is MFIPAAQSAYRTLRKTQPRVRLNALFKNGYSSKVEYQPIRSVLVANRGEIAIRVFRACTELGIKSVAVYSEQDKMHMHRQKADESYIVGKGLPPVEAYLNIPELIRVCKENDVDAVHPGYGFLSERSDFAQAVIDAGLRFIGPSPEVVQKMGDKVAARVAAIEAGVPIVPGTDGPVTTKEEALEFCKKHGLPVIFKAAYGGGGRGMRVVRKMEDVEESFQRASSEAKAAFGNGAMFIEKFIERPRHIEVQLLGDKAGNVVHLYERDCSVQRRHQKVVEIAPAPRLPIEIRDKMTEAAVRLARHVGYENAGTVEFLCDESGNFYFIEVNARLQVEHTVTEEITGIDLVQSQIRVAEGMTLPELGYTQDKIVPRGYAIQCRVTTEDPANDFQPNTGRLEVFRSGEGMGIRLDSASAYAGAIISPYYDSLLVKVISHASDLQSSASKMNRALREFRIRGVKTNIPFLLNVLENQKFLHGVLDTYFIDEHPQLFKFKPSLNRAQKLINYMGEVLVNGPQTPLATTLKPAIVSPHVPEVPLVTEPPKGLREVLVCEGPEAFAKEVRNRKELLLMDTTFRDAHQSLLATRVRSHDLLKISPYVAHKFNNLYSLENWGGATFDVALRFLHECPWERLEEMRKRIPNIPFQMLLRGANAVGYTSYPDNVVYKFCELAVQTGMDIFRVFDSLNYLPNLILGMEAAGKAGGVVEAAISYTGDVSDPKRTKYDLKYYTNLADELVKAGTHVLCIKDMAGLLKPEAARLLITAIRDKHPDIPIHIHTHDTSGAGVASMLACANAGADVVDVAVDSMSGMTSQPSMGAVVASLQGTPLDTNLDLRTVSEYSAYWEQTRTLYAPFECTTTMRSGNADVYLNEIPGGQYTNLQFQAFSLGLGDFFEDVKKAYREANLLLGDIIKVTPSSKVVGDLAQFMVQNELTADQVLERAEELSFPKSVVEYLQGSIGIPHGGFPEPLRSRVLKDMPRIEGRPGAELKDLDFDKLKKELQESHSCITNRDVMSAALYPQVTNDFLNFREKYGPVDKLDTRIFLTGPKVGEEFDVPLERGKTLSVKALAVSADLKPNGIREVFFELNGQLRAVHILDKEAVKEIHVHPKANKSNKSEVGAPMPGTVIDIRVQVGDKVEKGQPLVVLSAMKMEMVVQSPLAGVVKKLEIANGTKLEGEDLIMIIE